A region of Fibrobacter succinogenes subsp. succinogenes S85 DNA encodes the following proteins:
- the folE gene encoding GTP cyclohydrolase I FolE produces MMDFKKMEDGFRMILEGMGEDPNREGLIDTPKRVAKMYAELMTGLSGEMKAEDILKTRFHEKYDEMIIVPDIEFASMCEHHFLPFTGKAHVAYIPGDCVVGLSKIPRVVEFYARFPQIQERMTRQIAELIQKVLQPKGVAVVLEASHMCMTMRGVKKPGATMVTTQLLGRFKTDEKTRAEFMSRIYAPR; encoded by the coding sequence ATGATGGATTTTAAGAAAATGGAAGACGGCTTCCGGATGATTCTGGAAGGCATGGGCGAAGACCCGAACCGCGAAGGTCTTATCGATACGCCGAAGCGTGTTGCAAAGATGTACGCCGAACTCATGACGGGCCTCTCGGGCGAAATGAAGGCCGAGGACATCCTCAAGACGCGTTTCCACGAAAAGTACGACGAAATGATCATCGTGCCGGATATCGAGTTCGCGAGCATGTGCGAACACCATTTTCTGCCGTTTACGGGCAAGGCCCACGTGGCCTACATCCCGGGTGATTGCGTGGTCGGTCTTTCGAAAATCCCGCGCGTTGTGGAATTTTATGCCCGCTTCCCGCAGATTCAGGAACGCATGACGCGCCAGATTGCAGAACTTATCCAAAAAGTGCTCCAGCCGAAGGGCGTTGCTGTGGTTCTTGAAGCTTCTCACATGTGCATGACGATGCGCGGTGTGAAAAAGCCGGGTGCAACCATGGTGACCACTCAGCTTTTGGGCCGTTTCAAGACGGACGAAAAGACCCGCGCTGAATTCATGTCCCGCATTTACGCTCCAAGGTAA
- a CDS encoding glycosyltransferase: MGGIILACLTALYALLFLFFIVGLLKTHRYKGPKATPSVSVVIPMRNEEEFAERTLEAVAAQDYIGEWEVICVDDRSTDRTREILEKFAATHPRFRVLSLPQDLPQIASPKKRALESAFKIAKNEVLLTMDADCIPRKSWITAMAGRFVDGICIVQGPKQNNGSRSMPHLYQKLETLGYTAMEAAGFSLGRPIVASAACLAYKKDLFFKVGGFGDLINLSSGDDDMLIHKMMKIPGTKVCYNLDKDAVIETAPVHTWKQLFNQRARWSSNGTNYESKSYILLLTLIYTYYIWMFVSPWCAIFLDFPWQWCVFSILPKIVVDFVFLSIASWKLKSKRRMLAFLPVELIQIPMIVFCVPAGISGMFRWK; the protein is encoded by the coding sequence ATGGGTGGCATTATTCTCGCATGCCTGACTGCGCTCTATGCGCTCCTGTTCCTATTCTTCATAGTAGGACTGTTAAAGACGCATCGCTATAAAGGCCCGAAAGCCACCCCAAGTGTCTCGGTCGTGATCCCGATGCGTAACGAAGAGGAATTTGCCGAACGCACGCTCGAAGCTGTCGCCGCCCAGGACTACATTGGCGAATGGGAAGTGATTTGCGTCGATGACCGTTCTACCGACCGCACGCGAGAGATTCTAGAAAAGTTTGCCGCCACGCACCCGCGTTTCCGCGTTTTGAGCCTTCCGCAAGACTTACCGCAAATCGCAAGCCCCAAGAAGCGCGCACTCGAAAGCGCCTTCAAGATTGCGAAAAACGAAGTGCTCTTGACGATGGACGCCGACTGCATCCCGCGCAAGAGCTGGATTACCGCCATGGCCGGGCGATTTGTCGATGGTATCTGCATTGTGCAAGGCCCCAAGCAGAACAACGGTTCGCGTTCAATGCCGCACCTCTACCAGAAACTTGAAACGCTCGGCTACACCGCGATGGAAGCGGCAGGCTTTAGCCTTGGCCGCCCGATTGTCGCGAGTGCGGCTTGCCTTGCATACAAGAAAGACCTGTTCTTTAAAGTCGGCGGATTTGGAGACCTCATCAACCTTTCAAGTGGCGATGACGACATGCTCATCCACAAGATGATGAAAATCCCGGGAACGAAGGTCTGCTACAATCTCGACAAGGATGCAGTGATAGAGACCGCCCCGGTACACACGTGGAAGCAACTTTTCAACCAGCGCGCCCGCTGGAGCAGTAACGGCACGAACTACGAAAGCAAATCGTACATCCTTTTGCTCACGCTTATTTACACGTACTACATCTGGATGTTCGTGAGTCCGTGGTGCGCCATCTTCCTTGATTTTCCGTGGCAGTGGTGCGTGTTCAGCATTCTGCCCAAGATTGTCGTGGACTTCGTATTCTTGAGCATTGCGTCCTGGAAGCTCAAGTCCAAGCGCCGCATGCTCGCGTTCTTGCCTGTAGAGCTTATTCAAATCCCGATGATCGTGTTCTGCGTCCCCGCAGGAATCTCGGGAATGTTTAGATGGAAATAA
- a CDS encoding TIGR02147 family protein: protein MKPILNYLDYRCYMRDFYEERKKSSAFSWREFAKLAGFVSPTYLKLVCDGKTNLSKPGIQKVAKAMGLEGFERTFFENLVQLGHVKSDAEKKTVLAKILQSAKENKMHVLNADGFRFCEHPVCPIVRELAPLMPGALPSEMAAKINSEVTALDVRDTLQFLVKTGLLKKTGENSYEQTSKMVKISKDALPLTVRSMNREMGRLGFLSLDNTEVDERSVSGLTMGVDEITYRRIEREVNECRRKVAAIAGECKKINQVYRLNLQLFPLTKKVDET, encoded by the coding sequence ATGAAGCCCATTCTTAATTATTTGGATTATCGTTGCTACATGCGCGATTTCTACGAGGAGCGGAAGAAGTCATCCGCGTTTTCGTGGAGGGAATTCGCCAAGCTAGCCGGATTCGTCTCGCCCACGTACTTGAAACTGGTGTGCGACGGAAAGACAAACTTGAGCAAGCCCGGCATTCAAAAAGTCGCGAAGGCTATGGGTCTCGAGGGATTCGAACGAACCTTCTTTGAAAACCTAGTGCAATTGGGCCATGTGAAAAGCGATGCCGAGAAGAAGACCGTGCTTGCGAAAATCCTGCAGTCGGCCAAAGAGAACAAGATGCACGTCCTGAATGCGGACGGTTTCCGCTTCTGTGAACATCCGGTGTGCCCGATCGTGCGGGAACTTGCCCCGCTGATGCCAGGCGCACTTCCAAGCGAAATGGCCGCAAAAATCAATTCCGAGGTTACGGCGCTCGATGTCCGCGATACACTCCAGTTCTTGGTAAAGACAGGACTTCTAAAAAAGACGGGCGAGAATTCCTACGAGCAGACTTCGAAAATGGTAAAGATTTCGAAGGACGCCTTGCCCCTGACGGTACGCTCCATGAACCGCGAAATGGGCCGTCTCGGCTTTCTGTCGCTGGACAACACAGAAGTTGACGAACGAAGCGTCTCGGGCCTCACCATGGGCGTCGACGAAATTACCTACCGCCGTATCGAGCGCGAGGTGAACGAGTGCCGCCGCAAGGTAGCCGCCATCGCCGGCGAATGCAAAAAAATTAACCAGGTCTACCGCCTGAATCTGCAACTTTTCCCATTGACGAAGAAAGTCGATGAAACCTAG
- a CDS encoding alpha/beta hydrolase: MKSKLLKTVVLASSLVFLNCGDDVTSAINNYAAGFSSSSAEEVQPGTSSDSQGDAGTEISSSAAQQNQDAILPGSSADVGPQVESSSTVAPGAESSADVAASSSSVDAPASSSEKALVVSSSSVSAPAVSSSSSEEKVESSSSEEAKPKGVFLAEGSDETKDQMRVKYIERTGHDGGGILAYPEQLSNDQKHAVVVWGPGGGTEPGAYGGIIRRLASHGFVVIALRESPGNATQAIPALNWLEKKNKDPNDPLYQKLDMTKVGCSGHSMGGLESEQALIKDDRVITAMLNNSGDLGHTAMSQVSASKTVGIVYGEGGMERPNAEADYNNQGVKAPACLIKMTGGQGNECQQGECGWGHGSGPWGGMAATVAWMRWHLGGEDFRKADFVGTSGRYINGEIIGERGHWKGQCKNF; this comes from the coding sequence ATGAAATCTAAACTCTTAAAAACTGTGGTGTTGGCCAGTTCCTTGGTCTTCCTGAATTGCGGTGACGATGTCACGTCTGCAATCAACAACTACGCTGCCGGATTCTCGTCCAGCTCTGCTGAAGAAGTTCAGCCGGGTACGAGCTCTGACTCTCAGGGTGATGCTGGCACAGAAATTTCTAGCTCTGCAGCTCAGCAGAATCAAGACGCAATCCTTCCGGGTTCCAGTGCGGATGTTGGGCCGCAGGTGGAATCTAGCAGTACTGTCGCTCCGGGTGCAGAATCCTCTGCTGATGTTGCCGCAAGCTCTAGCTCTGTCGATGCTCCGGCATCGAGCTCCGAAAAAGCTCTGGTCGTAAGTTCCAGTTCGGTGAGTGCTCCTGCTGTAAGCTCCTCGAGTTCCGAAGAAAAGGTGGAATCCAGTTCTAGTGAAGAAGCAAAGCCGAAGGGCGTATTCCTTGCCGAAGGCTCGGACGAAACTAAGGACCAGATGCGAGTCAAGTACATTGAACGCACCGGTCACGATGGCGGTGGAATCCTTGCTTATCCGGAACAGCTTTCTAACGACCAGAAGCACGCTGTTGTCGTGTGGGGGCCGGGTGGCGGCACGGAACCGGGTGCATACGGTGGAATTATCCGTCGTCTCGCATCTCACGGCTTTGTCGTGATTGCACTCCGTGAATCTCCGGGTAACGCAACCCAGGCAATTCCTGCCCTCAACTGGCTCGAAAAGAAGAACAAGGATCCGAATGATCCTCTGTACCAGAAGCTTGATATGACGAAGGTCGGTTGCTCCGGTCACTCCATGGGCGGTCTCGAATCTGAACAGGCCCTCATCAAGGACGATCGCGTGATTACCGCTATGCTCAACAACAGTGGTGACCTCGGACATACGGCTATGTCTCAGGTTTCTGCAAGCAAGACTGTCGGTATTGTTTATGGCGAAGGCGGCATGGAACGCCCGAACGCTGAAGCAGACTATAACAACCAGGGCGTCAAGGCTCCGGCTTGCCTCATCAAGATGACGGGCGGTCAGGGCAATGAATGCCAGCAGGGCGAATGCGGCTGGGGCCATGGTTCCGGTCCGTGGGGCGGCATGGCTGCAACGGTTGCCTGGATGCGTTGGCACCTCGGTGGCGAAGACTTCCGCAAGGCAGATTTCGTCGGTACGAGCGGCCGTTACATCAATGGTGAAATCATCGGTGAACGTGGCCATTGGAAAGGCCAGTGCAAGAACTTCTAA
- a CDS encoding CCA tRNA nucleotidyltransferase, whose protein sequence is MPSIVTLSGETFEPDLPNRLLSIAGEIREAGGRAFLVGGWVRDALLGKNCRDYDVEVYDLVQDELVPILKKYGRTNLVGKAFGVIHLAMKGLSLDFSFPRTESKVGYGHRGFVVHTDEKLSFKEAALRRDFTINAMGMELPELTLCDPYGGIDDLKKGLLRHVGPAFVEDSLRILRGVQFASRFALKLAPETIELCRTLSLEDLSIERLFEEFKKWLLKPGKPSLGLRAFLDIKLNEFFPEVSPLRGSWDDLGEMLDNTESLRDNLSDDQVMEFAFAAFLSGSPETSLKFLERITNETHLVKNVPLLLNAYSTLDFAIVSDAPALRRMAVKLGGLKLLCLLVKATPRKYYAAAGASEFPEQLWQAAADLDLIEAAPQPFLMGKMLMEMGFKPGKQMGETIKQSFELQLDGKIKNAEEAIAWARSRT, encoded by the coding sequence ATGCCGAGTATTGTAACACTTTCAGGCGAGACGTTTGAACCGGACTTGCCTAATCGACTGCTTTCTATTGCAGGTGAAATCCGTGAAGCGGGTGGCCGCGCCTTTTTGGTGGGCGGCTGGGTGCGCGATGCACTCCTCGGCAAGAACTGCCGCGATTACGATGTTGAAGTCTATGACCTTGTTCAAGATGAACTTGTCCCTATTTTAAAGAAATATGGCCGCACAAATCTTGTGGGGAAGGCCTTTGGCGTGATCCATTTGGCGATGAAGGGGCTTTCGCTCGATTTCTCGTTCCCGCGTACCGAAAGCAAGGTCGGCTATGGCCACCGCGGATTTGTGGTGCATACGGATGAAAAGCTTTCGTTCAAGGAAGCGGCGCTCCGTCGTGACTTTACGATCAATGCAATGGGCATGGAATTGCCGGAGCTTACACTTTGCGACCCGTACGGCGGCATTGACGATTTGAAGAAAGGCTTGTTGCGCCATGTCGGCCCTGCCTTTGTCGAAGATTCACTCCGCATTTTGCGCGGTGTGCAGTTTGCTAGCCGTTTTGCACTTAAGCTTGCGCCCGAGACGATTGAACTTTGCCGGACGCTTTCGCTTGAAGACCTTTCTATTGAACGCTTGTTCGAAGAATTCAAGAAGTGGCTGTTGAAGCCGGGCAAGCCGTCGCTTGGGCTGCGTGCGTTTTTGGATATCAAGCTGAACGAGTTCTTCCCGGAAGTTTCGCCACTGCGTGGCTCCTGGGATGATTTGGGCGAAATGCTTGATAACACGGAAAGCTTGCGCGATAATCTTTCGGACGATCAGGTGATGGAATTTGCATTTGCCGCATTCCTCAGCGGGAGTCCGGAAACGTCTCTCAAGTTCCTTGAACGCATTACGAACGAAACGCACTTGGTGAAAAATGTTCCGCTGCTTTTGAATGCTTATAGCACGCTTGATTTTGCAATTGTAAGTGATGCGCCGGCGCTTCGCCGCATGGCGGTGAAGCTGGGTGGCCTAAAGCTCCTGTGCTTGCTTGTGAAGGCCACCCCGCGTAAGTATTACGCCGCCGCCGGCGCCTCGGAATTCCCGGAACAGCTTTGGCAGGCCGCTGCAGATCTCGACTTGATTGAGGCAGCTCCGCAGCCGTTCCTCATGGGCAAAATGCTTATGGAAATGGGATTCAAGCCGGGCAAGCAGATGGGCGAGACCATCAAGCAAAGCTTTGAGCTTCAGCTTGACGGCAAAATCAAGAACGCCGAAGAAGCCATTGCGTGGGCGAGAAGTAGAACTTAG
- the glgA gene encoding glycogen synthase translates to MNAAILTNEFPPEIYGGAGIHVKFLSQELSKLCHIEARCFGPQNDDADNIRAIGFSQKLEHNPADERFKKILKPLDINLQWMSSLKDIDVIHCHTWYSHFGGVVASRLLQCPLILTTHSLEPHRPWKAEQLGDGGYNMSCWIERTAYEAADGVIAVSEGMKRDVMKLYGVPEDRVKVIYNGIDPDFYKPTFDEEILKKWGVDPKRPFVLFVGRITRQKGISQLIQAIPQIDKNAQVVLCAGAPDTQELADECKHLIEEVQKTRDGVVWIQDAVPHTELRVLYSHATVFATPSLYEPFGIINLEAMSCGTPVVGSAVGGIPEIIVDGETGYLVPLKAVSDTNFEPADPKAFQTDFANKLNKILENPELAKKMGEVSRKRAIDVFSWKTIAKQTFDFYQECIERYKREGKRI, encoded by the coding sequence ATGAACGCTGCTATCCTTACTAACGAGTTTCCGCCAGAAATCTATGGCGGTGCAGGTATCCACGTCAAGTTCCTGAGCCAGGAACTTTCCAAGCTCTGCCACATCGAAGCACGCTGCTTTGGTCCGCAGAATGACGATGCAGACAATATCCGAGCCATTGGTTTTAGCCAGAAGCTAGAACATAATCCGGCTGATGAACGTTTCAAGAAAATCTTGAAGCCGCTTGATATTAATTTGCAGTGGATGTCCTCACTCAAGGATATCGATGTGATTCATTGCCATACGTGGTACAGCCATTTTGGTGGCGTGGTCGCAAGTCGCCTTTTGCAGTGCCCGCTTATTTTGACGACGCACTCGCTTGAACCGCACCGTCCGTGGAAAGCGGAACAGCTCGGTGACGGCGGCTATAACATGAGCTGCTGGATTGAACGCACCGCTTACGAAGCCGCAGACGGCGTGATTGCAGTGAGCGAGGGCATGAAGCGCGATGTGATGAAGCTTTACGGTGTGCCGGAAGATCGCGTGAAAGTTATATACAACGGCATTGATCCGGACTTTTACAAGCCCACATTCGACGAAGAAATCTTGAAGAAGTGGGGCGTGGATCCGAAGCGCCCGTTCGTGCTCTTTGTGGGCCGCATTACGCGCCAGAAGGGCATCAGCCAGCTCATTCAGGCTATCCCGCAAATCGACAAGAACGCTCAGGTGGTACTTTGCGCCGGTGCGCCGGATACGCAGGAACTTGCCGACGAATGCAAGCACTTGATTGAAGAAGTCCAGAAGACGCGCGATGGCGTCGTGTGGATTCAGGATGCCGTGCCGCATACGGAACTGCGCGTGCTCTATAGCCACGCAACCGTTTTTGCAACGCCGTCTCTTTATGAACCGTTCGGCATCATCAATCTCGAAGCCATGAGCTGCGGAACGCCGGTCGTTGGCTCTGCAGTCGGTGGCATTCCGGAAATCATTGTCGATGGCGAAACGGGTTACCTTGTGCCGCTCAAGGCTGTGTCCGATACGAACTTTGAACCGGCAGACCCGAAGGCTTTCCAGACGGACTTTGCGAACAAGCTTAACAAGATTCTCGAGAATCCGGAACTTGCAAAGAAGATGGGCGAAGTCAGCCGCAAACGCGCCATTGACGTTTTCAGCTGGAAGACGATTGCCAAGCAGACTTTCGACTTCTATCAGGAATGCATCGAACGCTACAAGCGTGAAGGCAAGCGTATTTAG
- a CDS encoding alpha/beta hydrolase family protein, giving the protein MKSKILKIAVLASAIAFINCGDETALAPYLNGGAQGVSSSSDAVESEISSSDVALPGSSANAETGSETSSSSGAVQQGSNTDAPASSSDESCLASSLPDACGPGTNPLPTSSSDAAVASSADAQSATSSANVQEPASSSSEAAKPASSSSEKKVESSSSETKVASSSSAEAPKGIFLASGKEEEKDQMQVEYKTRTGWDGGGILSYPKQLSSTQKHGVVVWGPGGGTEPGAYEGMIRRLASHGFVVIALKESPGDASQAIKALDWLDKQNKDQNSPLFGKLDMNTVGCSGHSMGGLESEQAVIKDKRVLTAFLNNSGDWNGAGAKNVATDRTIAILFGEVGMEKDNAKNDYNNSGVKAPACLIEMTGGPRNSEGGYGHGSGSWDGMAATVAWMRWHLGGETERKADFVGTTGKYIDGSIIGKQGKWKTQCKNF; this is encoded by the coding sequence ATGAAATCAAAAATCCTAAAGATTGCTGTTTTGGCAAGTGCCATAGCTTTCATCAACTGCGGTGACGAAACCGCTCTTGCCCCTTACCTGAATGGTGGTGCTCAGGGGGTATCGTCAAGTTCGGATGCTGTGGAATCTGAAATCTCTAGCTCTGACGTGGCTCTGCCAGGTTCTAGCGCTAATGCAGAAACGGGCTCGGAAACCTCGTCGAGTTCTGGTGCGGTTCAGCAGGGCTCCAATACCGATGCTCCCGCTTCCAGCAGCGACGAAAGCTGCTTGGCTTCTAGCCTGCCCGATGCATGCGGCCCGGGAACGAATCCGCTTCCGACTTCGAGCAGCGATGCTGCCGTAGCTTCTAGCGCCGACGCTCAGAGTGCTACTTCCAGCGCCAATGTGCAGGAGCCGGCATCGAGCTCTAGTGAAGCTGCAAAACCGGCTAGCTCTTCGAGCGAAAAGAAAGTCGAATCTTCTTCCAGCGAAACTAAGGTGGCATCCAGCTCCAGTGCCGAAGCCCCGAAGGGCATTTTCCTTGCTAGTGGCAAGGAAGAAGAAAAGGACCAGATGCAGGTGGAATACAAGACCCGCACCGGCTGGGATGGCGGTGGAATCCTCTCGTATCCGAAGCAACTTTCTTCGACTCAAAAGCATGGCGTCGTGGTTTGGGGACCGGGTGGCGGTACCGAACCGGGTGCTTATGAAGGCATGATCCGCAGGCTCGCTTCTCACGGCTTCGTGGTGATCGCTCTTAAGGAATCTCCGGGTGATGCATCCCAGGCCATAAAGGCTTTGGATTGGCTCGACAAGCAGAACAAGGATCAGAATAGCCCGCTGTTTGGCAAGCTCGACATGAATACGGTCGGTTGCTCCGGTCACTCCATGGGTGGTCTTGAATCTGAACAGGCTGTCATCAAGGACAAGCGCGTGCTTACGGCGTTCCTCAACAACAGTGGCGACTGGAATGGTGCAGGTGCAAAGAACGTGGCGACGGACCGTACGATTGCAATTCTCTTCGGTGAAGTCGGCATGGAAAAGGACAACGCCAAGAACGACTACAACAATTCTGGCGTGAAGGCTCCGGCTTGCCTTATCGAAATGACGGGTGGCCCGCGTAACTCCGAAGGCGGTTATGGTCACGGTTCTGGCTCTTGGGATGGCATGGCAGCAACGGTTGCCTGGATGCGCTGGCATCTCGGTGGCGAAACGGAACGCAAGGCCGATTTCGTGGGTACGACCGGCAAGTATATCGATGGCAGCATCATCGGTAAGCAGGGCAAATGGAAGACCCAGTGTAAGAACTTCTAA
- a CDS encoding RNA polymerase sigma factor: MSYTGFLCDRSPNWVGTLWEKYSYRIYKLCLQKCGGKDEADDLFQEVALRFCQKAKALNNQVYLLPWLHRVLLNCHYNAYRKRNMGREIPFSSLCEPGAEYDASEVELTPPNAGELDLESVMGEIEVLLGVLNPLERMIVELSDVGGISLRELSLLIGVSRGSLVHRREIAFQKMQEKMMAQKLQVKMVTGRNASLREIIEYIG; the protein is encoded by the coding sequence ATGTCATATACGGGATTCCTTTGCGACCGTTCCCCGAATTGGGTGGGGACCCTCTGGGAAAAATATTCCTACAGAATATACAAATTATGCCTGCAAAAATGTGGGGGCAAGGATGAAGCGGACGACTTGTTTCAGGAGGTGGCGCTCCGTTTTTGCCAAAAGGCGAAAGCGCTGAATAACCAGGTCTATCTGTTGCCATGGCTCCATCGGGTGCTTTTGAATTGCCATTACAACGCCTATCGCAAAAGGAACATGGGCCGTGAAATCCCCTTTTCGAGCCTGTGCGAGCCGGGAGCAGAATATGACGCTAGCGAGGTTGAATTGACTCCGCCAAATGCAGGCGAGCTGGATCTGGAATCCGTCATGGGCGAAATAGAGGTCTTGCTTGGCGTGCTGAATCCGCTCGAAAGGATGATTGTGGAACTTTCGGATGTGGGCGGGATAAGCCTCCGCGAATTGAGCCTGCTGATCGGGGTTTCCCGGGGTAGCCTTGTCCACCGCCGAGAAATCGCTTTTCAGAAAATGCAAGAAAAAATGATGGCGCAGAAACTGCAGGTCAAGATGGTTACGGGACGGAACGCCTCATTGCGGGAAATTATTGAATACATTGGTTGA
- a CDS encoding protein-disulfide reductase DsbD family protein, translated as MNNMPPPEVGMHYSAGTLQKGSNVTVEIVIPDKWHVNANVAADEFLKPSSIEISAKGVHFGEPKWPEPHKEYSEALDLENLVFRGYFTVTLPVDSVEDDYDSLTTKATFHYQACDNSICLAPSQVTFGLGPLGFAKKSASRDDGAVPAAKSATSSNGNAAGNAAGNAAGSAAGKATGNVVNAPSAAGNASEGAAGTFILLLSALFGGLILNLMPCVLPVLSLKLFSLIKQSRESRRRLLMLGATTTLGILASFWTLAGVVAAVKAGGGNAGWGMQFQSAGFIAFMVVILSAFAMSFFGVFEIWLPGSATTKMDKAGRKQGFWGAFFTGALLVLLSTPCSAPFLGTAMGFAFTASTPVLFLFFTAAGIGLALPYMLVSAFPKVLKVFPKPGAWMVTLQKIMGVLLLGTVVWLLWVVHEQAGNVGVGIFAAISLLSIAMSFAIGNIAPPGVAFSREVLSVGGSVVILAVIWFAFASPKFEAEVDAIFKARSVQLVTEDGWYRYTPELIEEFAKSGRTVFIDATADWCLTCKANEAAVLNRDDFKRAMDSLNVARVKADWTRETPEVTALLRSMGKSGVPAYAIYPAGDVSKQIVLPELLTTDGIVGKIVDSRQ; from the coding sequence ATGAACAATATGCCGCCTCCAGAGGTGGGCATGCACTATTCCGCAGGCACTTTGCAGAAGGGTTCAAACGTCACAGTCGAAATCGTCATTCCAGACAAATGGCACGTGAACGCAAACGTCGCCGCCGATGAATTTTTGAAGCCTTCGTCTATTGAGATTTCGGCAAAGGGCGTTCACTTTGGAGAGCCCAAGTGGCCGGAACCGCACAAGGAATACAGCGAAGCATTAGACCTTGAAAATCTCGTATTCAGGGGATATTTCACGGTGACGCTCCCGGTCGATAGTGTTGAAGATGATTACGACAGCTTGACGACAAAGGCGACGTTCCACTACCAGGCTTGCGACAACTCCATTTGCCTCGCGCCATCGCAAGTGACTTTTGGACTTGGGCCGCTCGGATTTGCAAAGAAAAGCGCATCGCGAGATGATGGTGCGGTACCTGCGGCGAAAAGCGCTACAAGCTCAAACGGGAATGCTGCGGGGAATGCCGCTGGAAACGCTGCGGGAAGCGCAGCAGGAAAAGCCACCGGGAATGTCGTCAATGCGCCGAGTGCTGCAGGGAACGCCTCGGAAGGCGCTGCCGGAACGTTCATATTGCTTTTATCGGCTCTGTTCGGAGGCTTAATTCTGAACTTGATGCCATGCGTGCTTCCCGTGCTTTCGCTAAAGCTTTTCAGCTTGATCAAGCAGTCTCGTGAGAGCCGCCGGCGCCTGCTTATGCTAGGCGCCACGACAACCCTCGGGATACTTGCTAGTTTCTGGACGCTCGCCGGGGTTGTCGCCGCCGTCAAGGCGGGCGGCGGAAATGCAGGCTGGGGCATGCAATTCCAGAGCGCTGGATTCATCGCATTCATGGTCGTGATTCTGAGCGCCTTTGCGATGAGCTTTTTTGGAGTCTTTGAAATCTGGCTCCCCGGAAGTGCCACTACCAAGATGGACAAGGCCGGGCGCAAGCAGGGCTTCTGGGGTGCGTTTTTCACAGGAGCTCTCCTCGTACTTTTGAGCACACCGTGCTCCGCACCATTTCTCGGCACCGCGATGGGTTTTGCCTTTACCGCCTCAACCCCTGTGCTGTTTTTGTTTTTCACAGCGGCAGGCATTGGGCTTGCGCTCCCCTACATGCTCGTGAGTGCCTTTCCGAAAGTCCTGAAAGTTTTTCCGAAACCGGGCGCATGGATGGTCACGCTCCAGAAAATCATGGGCGTTCTCTTGCTCGGTACAGTCGTATGGCTCCTGTGGGTCGTGCATGAACAGGCCGGAAACGTTGGCGTCGGCATCTTCGCCGCCATTTCGCTCTTGAGCATCGCCATGAGCTTTGCTATAGGAAACATCGCCCCGCCGGGCGTCGCGTTTTCTCGCGAAGTCCTCTCCGTAGGCGGTTCTGTCGTGATTCTTGCCGTCATCTGGTTTGCATTTGCATCGCCAAAGTTTGAAGCCGAAGTCGATGCGATTTTCAAGGCAAGGTCAGTACAGCTAGTCACCGAAGATGGATGGTACCGCTACACGCCGGAACTCATTGAAGAATTTGCGAAATCAGGCCGTACCGTATTCATTGACGCCACCGCCGACTGGTGCCTCACCTGCAAGGCAAACGAAGCCGCCGTCCTCAACCGCGATGATTTCAAGCGCGCCATGGACAGCCTGAACGTCGCCCGCGTCAAAGCCGACTGGACCCGCGAAACGCCCGAAGTCACAGCGCTCCTGCGCAGCATGGGCAAGTCCGGCGTCCCCGCCTACGCCATCTACCCCGCCGGCGATGTAAGCAAGCAAATCGTTCTCCCGGAACTCCTCACGACTGACGGAATTGTGGGAAAAATAGTAGACAGTAGGCAGTGA